A stretch of Triticum aestivum cultivar Chinese Spring chromosome 1D, IWGSC CS RefSeq v2.1, whole genome shotgun sequence DNA encodes these proteins:
- the LOC123182812 gene encoding nucleosome assembly protein 1;2, translating into MSDGKDTLDLSALGAAVPNAAELSAEDKANLVESIKNTLQGLAARHTDVLESLEPKVRKRVEALREIQSQHDEFEAKFFEERAALEAKYQKMYEPLYSKRHDVVNGVVEAEGVTKDSGEAAPDEKEEKGVPDFWLNAMKNHEILAEEIQERDEEALKYLKDIKWYRITEPKGFKLEFHFNTNPFFKNEVLSKTYHMIDEDEPILEKAIGTEIEWYPGKSLTQKVLKKKPKKGSKNTKPITKIENCESFFNFFSPPQVPDDDEEIDEDTAEQLQNQMEQDYDIGSTIRDKIIPHAVSWFTGEAAQDEDFDGIMDDDEDDDEDDEEDEDEDEDDEEDEDDDDGDKKKGGRVPAGEGQAGERPAECKQQ; encoded by the exons ATGAGCGACGGCAAGGACACCCTCGACCTCTCCGCCCTCGGCGCCGCCGTCCCCAACGCCGCAG AGCTCAGCGCCGAGGACAAGGCCAACCTCGTGGAGTCGATTAAG AACACGCTGCAGGGATTGGCGGCGCGGCACACGGACGTGCTCGAGAGCCTGGAGCCCAAGGTCAGGAAGCGCGTCGAGGCGCTCAGAGAGATCCAG AGCCAACATGATGAATTTGAGGCAAAGTTTTTTGAGGAGAGAGCTGCACTTGAAGCTAAATATCAGAAGATGTATGAACCACTGTACTCAAAG CGTCATGATGTTGTCAATGGTGTGGTTGAGGCAGAAGGCGTAACCAAAGATTCAGGTGAAGCTGCTCCAGATGAGAAAG AGGAAAAGGGTGTGCCAGATTTCTGGTTGAATGCAATGAAGAACCATGAAATCCTTGCTGAGGAG ATTCAAGAGAGGGATGAGGAAGCTCTCAAGTACCTCAAGGATATCAAGTGGTACAGAATTACTGAGCCAAAGGGTTTCAAGCTTGAATTCCACTTCAATACTAATCCATTCTTCAAGAATGAAGTGCTTTCGAAAACGTACCACATGATTGATGAAGATGAACCAATCCTAGAGAAGGCCATTGG AACTGAAATTGAATGGTATCCTGGAAAGAGCTTGACACAAAAGGTGCTaaagaagaagccaaagaagggGTCGAAGAACACTAAACCTATCACGAAAATCGAAAATTGCGAGAGCTTCTTTAATTTCTTCAGTCCACCTCAAGTTCCTGATGACGATGAGGAAATTGATGAGGATACA GCTGAACAGTTGCAGAACCAAATGGAGCAAGATTATGATATCGG ATCTACCATCAGAGACAAGATTATTCCACATGCTGTTTCATGGTTCACTGGAGAGGCCGCTCAAGATGAGGACTTTGACGGCATcatggatgatgatgaagatgatgacgaagatgatgaggaggatgaagatgaggatgaggatgacgaggaagatgaagatgatgacgatggtgataagAAG AAGGGTGGGCGAGTTCCTGCAGGGGAAGGTCAGGCAGGGGAGCGGCCCGCGGAGTGCAAGCAACAGTGA
- the LOC123182811 gene encoding probable ADP,ATP carrier protein At5g56450, with protein MSEGAAAAAAARVASSAEDGAGAEAARAGRAWAFRRDLAAGALMGGAVHTVVAPIERVKLLLQTQDGNAALLGRSRRFRGFADCVARTVRDEGVLSLWRGNGTAVIRYYPSVALNFSLKDLYRSILKDAGTSADNKFTSIALTNFIAGAAAGCTTLVIIYPLDIAHTRLAADIGQTDARQFKGIRHFIQTIYKKNGIRGIYRGLPASLHGMVVHRGLYFGGFDTAKDTLVPLDSPLWQRWVTAQAVTSTAGLISYPLDTVRRRMMMQSGMEAQMYSGTLDCWRKIYRAEGVRSFYRGALSNMFRSTGAAAILVLYDEVKKFMNGGRL; from the exons ATGAGCgagggggccgcggcggcggcggccgcgcggGTGGCCTCGTCGGCGGAGGATggggcgggggcggaggcggcgagggcggGGCGGGCGTGGGCGTTCAGGCGGGATCTGGCGGCGGGGGCGCTGATGGGGGGCGCCGTGCACACCGTGGTGGCCCCCATCGAGCGGGTCAAGCTGCTGCTGCAGACGCAGGACGGCAACGCCGCGCTGCTCGGGAGGTCGCGCCGCTTCCGGGGCTTCGCCGACTGCGTCGCCCGCACCGTGCGCGACGAGGGCGTGCTCTCGCTCTGGCGGGGCAACGGCACCGCCGTCATCCGCTACTACCCCTCCGTCGCCCTCAACTTCTCCCTCAAG GACCTGTACAGGAGCATACTGAAAGACGCAGGAACCTCAGCAGACAATAAGTTCACATCAATTGCTCTCACCAACTTCATCGCTGGTGCCGCCGCCGGATGCACTACCCTGGTCATCATTTACCCACTCGACATAGCTCACACCCGCCTTGCAGCCGACATTGGCCAAACAGACGCCCGCCAGTTCAAGGGCATCCGGCACTTCATCCAAACCATCTACAAGAAGAACGGCATCCGCGGCATCTACAGAGGGCTACCAGCGTCGCTCCACGGGATGGTCGTCCACCGGGGCCTATACTTCGGAGGCTTCGACACCGCAAAGGACACGCTGGTGCCGCTGGACTCCCCACTGTGGCAGCGCTGGGTGACGGCGCAGGCGGTCACCTCCACGGCAGGGCTCATCTCGTACCCGCTGGACACGGTGCGGCGGAGGATGATGATGCAGTCGGGGATGGAGGCGCAGATGTACAGCGGCACCCTCGACTGCTGGCGCAAGATCTACAGGGCGGAGGGGGTCAGGTCCTTCTACCGGGGCGCGCTGTCTAACATGTTCCGGAGCACCGGCGCGGCCGCCATACTCGTGCTGTACGACGAGGTGAAGAAGTTCATGAATGGGGGTAGGTTGTGA